AGGCGAGCGTCTCGGCCATGCGGCGTCCGGCGGGAGTGTCGGCACCCAGACTGGCGACACCCTCCCGCAGGGCGCCCTCCCAGCGCTTGATGACGGCCTCACGGTTGGTCAGGGCCTCGTACCACTGGTCGCCGTGCACCCGGTAGCGCTCTCGGCGCGACCCGGGCTCCCGCTCCCGCGAGACCATGTGCGTCTGGGCGAGATAGCGCACCGCCCCGGAGACCGCGGCCGGACTGATCCGGAGCTGCTCCCCCAGCTCGGCGGAGGTCATCGTGCCCGCGTCGGAGGACAGCAGGGCGGCGAAGACCCGGGCCGGCATGCGCTGCATCCCGGCCTCCACCAGCTGGGCCGCGAAGCTCTCCACGAACTTCGAGACCGCGTCCGGGTCCCGCTCCACCGCATCCGTCATGGCCACCACCCTAACGGGGCTTCATACGCTTCCTTAACTTCACAAATTTCTGAAAGAAGCGTACTTTCTGAAGCATGACGAAGGCAATCACGGTCTCCGGGCTCCACAAGTCGTTCGGCGCCACCCACGCCCTCGACGGCCTCGACCTGGAGGTGACCACCGGCGAGGTGCACGGCTTCCTCGGGCCCAACGGCGCCGGGAAGTCCACCGCCATCCGCGTCCTGCTCGGCCTGCTGCGCGCCGACTCCGGCGCCGCGCAGGTGCTGG
Above is a window of Streptomyces griseorubiginosus DNA encoding:
- a CDS encoding GbsR/MarR family transcriptional regulator yields the protein MTDAVERDPDAVSKFVESFAAQLVEAGMQRMPARVFAALLSSDAGTMTSAELGEQLRISPAAVSGAVRYLAQTHMVSREREPGSRRERYRVHGDQWYEALTNREAVIKRWEGALREGVASLGADTPAGRRMAETLAFFEFVEGEVAAMMERWRVHREKLFGSP